In Eucalyptus grandis isolate ANBG69807.140 chromosome 4, ASM1654582v1, whole genome shotgun sequence, the following proteins share a genomic window:
- the LOC120292512 gene encoding GDP-mannose 4,6 dehydratase 2-like, whose amino-acid sequence MWMMLQQEKPDDYVVATEESHTVEEFLDVAFEFVGAAEIDNLEGDATKVKKVLGWKPMVGFEKSVKMMVDEDIELGKREKVLVDAGYMDAQQQP is encoded by the exons ATGTGGATGATGCTCCAGCAAGAAAAGCCGGATGACTATGTGGTCGCGACGGAGGAGTCGCACACGGTGGAAGAATTCTTGGACGTGGCGTTTGAGTTTGTGGG GGCGGCGGAGATCGACAACTTGGAGGGAGATGCGACTAAGGTCAAGAAGGTGCTGGGTTGGAAGCCCATGGTTGGGTTTGAGAAGTCGGTGAAGATGATGGTCGACGAGGACATTGAACTGGGTAAGAGAGAGAAGGTTCTTGTTGATGCTGGGTACATGGATGCTCAGCAACAGCCCTGA